From a region of the Besnoitia besnoiti strain Bb-Ger1 chromosome I, whole genome shotgun sequence genome:
- a CDS encoding hypothetical protein (encoded by transcript BESB_005030), whose translation MATSRPPVQVCFSTTDFKTTSEERLNAVRSAIDDEVFRADEWCESEFQPSAEPSATASGSAHDIDTESSHKRASPLAAVLLNSAYRSSDNNNAVPCGIPAASSAFQQLPSEGFQIPIGEPQDLRSLDPADLFWQAYHNIGNLMICNCITIVSTHPLVLQHVRAAAEMLLCRHQALRCSINAAPIPGEMRPDLEKNQDATRDQPDSATHEGTNFASRLRSFFVDSAGSLCRSCRRRRKVYVWRDNRSSAYLDVAMAQGGDVDRERGTFETVEGEDWVKAMKFEQSVPFDTSRGETSGTFFVKHRVYQSSLQIFSTPGQATCQSVCGIFYLVCSRAFIFTRLIRASGQSR comes from the coding sequence ATGGCAACCAGTCGTCCGCCTGTCCAGGTGTGTTTCAGCACGACAGACTTCAAAACCACTTCTGAAGAGCGCCTGAACGCTGTCCGGAGTGCTATCGACGATGAGGTTTTTCGCGCAGACGAATGGTGTGAGTCGGAATTCCAGCCGTCGGCAGAACCGTCGGCAACGGCATCAGGAAGTGCTCACGACATTGATACGGAAAGCAGCCACAAACGTGCATCACCGCTCGCCGCGGTTCTGCTCAATTCAGCATACAGATCCTCAGATAATAACAACGCAGTTCCCTGCGGCATTCCAGCAGCCTCGAGCGCGTTCCAGCAGCTTCCTTCTGAGGGCTTCCAGATTCCCATTGGGGAACCGCAGGATTTGAGGAGTCTGGACCCTGCAGATTTATTCTGGCAGGCGTACCACAACATCGGGAATCTCATGATCTGCAACTGCATCACTATTGTGTCAACGCACCCTTTAGTCCTGCAGCATGTCCGTGCGGCGGCTGAGATGCTACTCTGCCGGCATCAGGCTTTACGTTGCTCAATAAATGCAGCTCCCATACCAGGTGAAATGCGCCCTGACCTGGAGAAGAACCAGGACGCTACTCGCGACCAACCTGATTCGGCCACACACGAAGGCACAAACTTCGCAAGCCGACTGCGGTCATTTTTCGTCGATAGTGCCGGTAGCCTTTGCCGGTCATGCAGACGACGAAGGAAAGTGTATGTATGGAGAGATAACCGTTCTTCAGCGTATCTTGATGTTGCAATGGCTCAGGGGGGTGACGTGGaccgagagagaggaacttTCGAAACAGTGGAAGGCGAAGACTGGGTTAAGGCCATGAAGTTTGAGCAAAGCGTCCCCTTCGACACAAGCAGAGGTGAGACGAGCGGCACATTCTTTGTGAAGCACCGCGTCTATCAATCTAGTCTTCAAATATTCTCAACGCCTGGTCAGGCTACGTGCCAGAGCGTGTGTGGCATCTTTTATCTCGTCTGCAGTCGGGCATTCATTTTCACTCGCCTCATCCGCGCGAGCGGTCAATCGCGGTGA
- a CDS encoding putative glyoxalase I (encoded by transcript BESB_005050): MSQAFATSCEGAVGVKYNFWWQQTMLRIKDPAASLRFYEQNFGMKCIHSYDFPEYKFSLYFLELPRGSEQVPTGTGKESERYLWNMKSTCLELTHNYGTEQDPSFQVNNGNMEPHRGFGHIAFNTPNVEEACRKLEQNSVKFRKRPDEGKMKNIAFVLDPDGYWIELVSRSATSPFTEEYNLSQTMLRIKDPSRSIPFYTGILGMRLIRKRHFDDFSLYFLACIPPDADIPDPKSDEAGLYLKNLWQPVLELTHNHGTENDKDFHYHNGNDNPQGYGHIGFLCDDLEGACKELEVAGVSFRKKPQDGSMRGIAFIYDPDGYSIELIQRGVSFLKQD; encoded by the exons ATGTCTCAAGCTTTCGCAACGTCATGCGAAGGAGCCGTTGGCGTGAAGTATAATTTCTGGTGGCAGCAGACAATGCTTCGTATCAAGGATCCCGCCGCCTCTTTAAGGTTTTACGAGCAGAATTTCGGCATGAAATGC ATACACTCGTATGACTTTCCCGAGTATAAGTTTTCACTCTACTTTTTagagctgccgcgcggaagTGAGCAGGTTCCAACTGGGACTGGAAAAGAAAGTGAACGTTACTTGTGGAATATGAAG TCAACGTGCTTGGAGCTGACTCACAATTATGGCACTGAACAAGATCCGTCTTTTCAAGTGAACAATGGCAACATGGAGCCCCATCGAGGTTTTGGACACATCGCCTTCAATACGCCAAACGTCGAAGAGGCTTGCCGAAAGTTGGAGCAAAACAG CGTTAAGTTCCGCAAGCGCCCTGACGAGGGCAAAATGAAAAACATCGCATTTGTCCTCGATCCGGACGGATACTGGATTGAATTGGTGTCTCGTTCCGCCACGTCGCCTTTCACAGAAGAGTACAATTTATCGCAAACGATGCTTCGGATAAAAGACCCATCTCGCTCAATTCCATTCTACACGGGGATACTGGGTATGAGGCTTATCCGGAAGAGGCATTTCGATGATTTTTCGCTGTACTTCTTGGCATGCATTCCGCCGGATGCTGATATCCCTGATCCCAAA agcgacgaggcgggctTGTATCTAAAGAACCTTTGGCAGCCGGTGCTAGAGTTGACACATAATCACGGAACGGAAAATGACAAGGACTTCCACTACCACAACGGGAATGACAACCCTCAAGGCTATGGTCACATCGGCTTTCTATGTGACGATCTCGAAGGAGCATGCAAGGAGCTGGAAGTGGCCGGTGTAAGCTTTCGAAAGAAACCACAG GACGGCAGCATGCGAGGAATTGCTTTCATTTACGACCCTGATGGGTACAGCATTGAGCTTATTCAACGTGGAGTTTCTTTTCTTAAACAAGATTAA
- a CDS encoding hypothetical protein (encoded by transcript BESB_005040): MESVSSKFGSKASSRVSKQGDLTVPTETKTRESPYGEADHGGPAEDNDSRRRDGGRASHEPATAPIRLFERLFERKCRTLHSTPAMAAARLQPTPFGINRFVLLGVYIVYALLTGRVYFAWPNISNMLFRSGAYLWLCGDLGDASSIDLRLPENGGRRFACEHQNTEVQNLFVVCLSCAFACSLLAGFLLDKFGPKLTGLFGQTFNFTAWILLGLAGRGMPTYYPSFVLMGIGADSGYMATLSVANLFPGHEGVVVALLGSAKSLSFAVPTILDTVESKNSAISVKDTCFGYAALGPGLCWLICLLLIEFYPFLPWASFVHLDEAEERLRRRQEGRSWSHIIRSSSVSSLFSLRKGSSRVDSSDILAQQVDSADARGSSVVEQAVTAAPPEPLPSLPQQLLSKFCFLMVFHVVIQALAYPFLSTSAEGLFGKDVNNFLGVGMPFSCISCIIYGKLTDMYGITKVLLGLNTIITAVFGLALVQTRATAYIAAVLLIFYVGFYSSQVYCYVSDTFASAQFGRIVGAIFMIGGFCSLLKIPLQSMVVHVFHSKYTWPVVMMIGLCFVDYGVLGLLFYYKKKSPHPFWPTEAIADAEQRKERKFQYSREQRRRKRGVSGESEAELAAKTTLVPSSDHGWRLETEPVDVCVAISFGEDSHESVEGQPAAVAQGNESQGK; this comes from the exons ATGGAGAGTGTTTCTTCCAAGTTTGGAAGCAAGGCCTCTTCACGGGTCTCGAAGCAAGGCGATTTGACTGTTCCAACCGAAACAAAAACTCGTGAAAGCCCGTATGGGGAGGCGGATCACGGCGGCCCCGCCGAAGACAATGacagtcgccgccgcgacggtgGAAGAGCGAGTCACGAGCCAGCAACAGCGCCGATACGATTATTCGAGCGTCTGTTTGAAAGGAAGTGCCGCACACTCCACTCCACACCTGCAATGGCAGCAGCCCGGCTTCAGCCCACCCCGTTCGGCATCAATCGCTTCGTTTTGCTAGGTGTATACATCGTTTACGCATTACTAACCGGTCGCGTGTACTTTGCGTGGCCGAATATTTCGAATATGTTATTCAGGAGTGGCGCTTACCTGTGGCTGTGTGGTGACTTGGGAGATGCTTCTTCTATCGACCTTCGCCTCCCGGAGAATGGTGGAAGGAGATTCGCCTGTGAACACCAAAATACAGAGGTGCAAAATCTCTTtgtcgtctgtctctcgtgTGCCTTCGCTTGTTCACTTTTGGCGGGGTTTCTTCTTGACAAATTTGGCCCGAAGCTCACGGGCTTGTTCGGACAGACATTCAACTTCACAGCGTGGATCCTTCTCGGGCTCGCCGGACGTGGGATGCCCACATATTATCCATCCTTTGTTTTGATGGGTATCGGAGCAGATAGCGGCTACATGGCTACTCTTTCCGTAGCCAACCTCTTTCCCGGACACGAAGG GGTTGTCGTAGCGCTCTTGGGGTCCGCGAAAAGCTTGAGCTTCGCAGTGCCGACTATATTGGACACGGTCGAGAGCAAAAACTCAGCAATATCTGTCAAAGACACTTGCTTCGGTTATGCTGCGCTCGGGCCCG GGCTTTGTTGGTTGATCTGCCTCCTGCTGATTGAGTTCTATCCATTTCTTCCGTGGGCGAGCTTCGTGCACCTCGACGAGGCTGAAGAGAGACTTCGCAGGCGGCAAGAGGGGAGAAGCTGGAGTCACATTATTCGTTCatcttctgtctcctcgctcttcaGCCTGAGGAAGGGGTCCTCTCGTGTGGACAGCAGTGACATTTTGGCGCAGCAGGTCGACAGTGCTGATGCACGAGGCAGTAGTGTCGTGGAGCAGGCAGTGACGGCGGCTCCACCCGAGCCTCTTCCGTCTCTTCCACAGCAACTTCTATCGAAATTTTGCTTCCTGATGGTCTTCCACGTTGTTATTCAAGCACTTGCGTACCCGTTTCTCAGCACTAGTGCTGAGGGCCTTTTTGGCAAGGACGTCAACAacttcctcggcgtcggcatGCCATTTTCTTGCATCTCTTGCATT ATTTATGGCAAGCTGACGGACATGTATGGGATTACTAAAGTTTTGCTTGGGCTTAACACAATCATTACGGCCGTTTTTGGTCTGGCGCTCGTTCAGACACGAGCAACGGCGTATATCGCAGCTGTTCTTCTTATTTTTTATGTGGGATTTTACTCATCACAGGTTTATTGTTACGTTAGTGACACGTTCGCATCTGCCCAATTTGGGAGGATTGTGGGCGCAATCTTTATGATTGGAGGCTTCTGCTCGCTCCTTAAAATACCGCTTCAGTCTATGGTTGTTCATGTTTTTCATTCGAAGTACACTTGGCCTGTTGTTATGATGATCGGTCTGTGTTTCGTCGATTACGGTGTCCTCGGGTTGCTGTTCTACTATAAAAAGAAGTCTCCTCATCCGTTCTGGCCCACCGAGGCGATCGCGGACGCCGAGCAAAGAAAGGAGCGAAAGTTTCAATATAGTCGAGAACAAAGAAGACGGAAGCGTGGGGTCAGCGGTGAGAGCGAGGCCGAACTGGCGGCCAAAACGACGCTGGTTCCCTCATCCGATCATGGATGGCGTCTTGAGACAGAACCGGTGGACGTTTGTGTCGCGATTTCGTTCGGGGAAGATAGTCATGAAAGCGTGGAGGGGCAGCCCGCTGCTGTTGCACAGGGTAACGAAAGCCAGGGGAAGTAA
- a CDS encoding zinc finger, C3HC4 type (RING finger) domain-containing protein (encoded by transcript BESB_005010), with product MFRSFERRSSRFVMKYRNWYLSMNGCSFRCGGTSILEWARTEADAPAGFERQRGGRAGGLPLWSRRREFRKRHGCRRGGGARVWPLRRTGETRPEPPGREERSSSACMALAASVLLILFLFNLDSILDSFGPSSPRSKAAQQHGGDSASGLNSNPPPTYYPANKREQAPLLVGMDRTRRYSLQFNSEFFFFVFDPFEMKGATPSDLTTMQLGRLSSQLPGSGLSTVFPFSSRSLSLLTSGAATLYLYTTRTIFHSVRMALLRIHLNVSSSFSSSSGRAFPFGLFDAVSGLFVDRDMYLRGVDLRDIPKTNFQGSSLASKLPVAKGLSLPSGSADTTWCTYTASLQLNFEPGLGKSAREVDEASVAELSQRAAQNSDAGASLATGFSGHWRRLYAPGNSAVAESATAASRASPSHPADQRSEAPASSDVVASSAASGRRLPGEPSSEFRSAQKDKPPADVTEPEISLTGEDAAGGESARGGSEIQGDLVGELVSSDCGFYVFFRAWEVDYVALASHITSLTLIFNVKTLVEMRLFWKQMQYTEGIGGIGSASSQALLQRVSILGLAWQAALDVFEVVAVFRVAMHLQLMVAYFCILIMFKSVLFGALEVRYLLMVWNARHQGNPQELDSMGRALTHFYRNFYGSLAFLVLFLYYIFPAFPPICVVLYFVWLPQIAWDVWKGQRNSMDLQFIVGLSICRLVFPAYLFGCPASLFRDAFLGVQLPNYPVLVLIAVILALQVFLMLAQRRFGSRFFVPLDRLPHVYNYHRPLPSSLANDTEGGLPECAICMNTINLKGRCLASFSVSGLKKLRGGSEAVLVESMGVGVCSAEPWGVL from the exons ATGTTTCGTTCTTTTGAAAGGAGATCTTCGCGCTTCGTGATGAAGTATCGCAACTGGTACCTTTCGATGAACGGTTGCAGTTTTCGTTGCGGCGGCACTAGTATTCTTGAATGGGCGAGGACTGAGGCCGATGCACCTGCCGGTTTCGAACGGcagcggggggggcgggcagGCGGCCTCCCCCTTtggtcgcggaggagggaaTTCCGGAAGAGACACGGCTgccgcaggggggggggagctcGTGTTTGGCCGCTGAGGCGAACGGGCGAAACTCGCCCCGAACCTCCGGGGCGAGAAGAGCGTTCCTCTTCCGCTTGTATGGCCTTAGCCGCTAGTGTCCTCTTGATCCTGTTTCTCTTTAATTTAGACTCAATCCTTGATAGTTTTGGTCCATCTAGCCCGCGTTCCAAGGCGGCACAGCAGCACGGAGGGGATAGCGCCTCGGGGCTGAACTCCAATCCGCCCCCCACGTACTATCCGGCGAACAAAAGGGAGCAAGCCCCGCTCCTAGTTGGCATGGATCGCACCCGGCGGTACAGCCTGCAGTTCAATTCTGAATTTTTCTTCTTTGTCTTTGATCCTTTTGAAATGAAGGGAGCAACTCCTTCCGATCTCACAACTATGCAGCTTGGCAGGCTGAGCTCTCAACTGCCCGGCAGCGGTTTGTCAACGGTTTTTCCCTTTTCGTCGCggtcgctttctctcttgaCCTCCGGCGCAGCGACACTCTATCTGTATACGACACGAACGATCTTCCATTCCGTCCGCATGGCTTTGCTTCGTATACATTTGAATGTGAGCTCAtcgttttcttcctcatCCGGTCGGGCGTTTCCCTTCGGCTTGTTCGACGCTGTGTCCGGTCTTTTCGTTGATCGGGACATGTACCTCAGAGGAGTGGATCTGAGAGACATTCCGAAAACAAACTTCCAAGGATCGTCTCTTGCCTCGAAGCTACCAGTTGCCAAAGGCCTTTCCCTACCCTCTGGGTCAGCCGACACGACGTGGTGCACGTATAcagcgtcgctgcagctcaATTTTGAGCCGGGGCTGGGGAAATCGGCGCGGGAGGTGGATGAGGCTTCGGTGGCGGAGCTGTCTCAGCGGGCGGCACAAAACAGCGACGCGGGGGCCAGTCTCGCTACGGGCTTTTCCGGACACTGGCGTCGTCTCTACGCCCCAGGGAATTCCGCAGTAGCAGAGTCTGCGACTGCTGCCTCAAGGGCTTCACCATCCCACCCCGCGGATCAACGCTCGGAAGCTCCCGCAAGCTCGGACGTCGTTGCATCATCCGCGGCTAGCGGGCGGCGTTTGCCTGGAGAGCCTTCCTCTGAGTTTCGCTCTGCCCAGAAAGACAAGCCACCCGCGGATGTGACAGAGCCGGAGATCTCCTTGACGGGGGAAGACGCTGCGGGTGGTGAATCGGCTCGTGGCGGGAGTGAGATCCAGGGAGATCTCGTCGGCGAGTTGGTCTCGTCCGACTGCGGCTTCTACGTCTTTTTCCGAGCGTGGGAAGTCGACTATGTCGCGTTGGCGAGCCACATCACGTCGCTAACTCTCATTTTCAATGTCAAAACCCTGGTGGAAATGCGGCTCTTTTGGAAGCAGATGCAGTACACAGAAGGCATTGGCGGTATCGGGAGTGCCTCGTCCCAGGCGCTGCTCCAGCGGGTCTCCATCCTCGGGCTTGCGTGGCAAGCGGCACTTGACGTCTTCGAGGTCGTCGCCGTTTTCCGCGTAGCGATGCACCTTCAACTGATGGTAGCATATTTCTGCATTCTTATCATGTTCAAG TCTGTTCTGTTCGGGGCCTTGGAGGTGCGCTATCTCCTCATGGTCTGGAACGCTCGGCACCAGGGCAATCCGCAGGAGCTAGACAGCATGGG GCGCGCACTGACGCATTTTTATCGGAATTTCTACGGCTCCCTGGCCTTTCTCGTGCTCTTCCTCTACTATATCTTCCCTGCCTTTCCGCCgatctgcgtcgtcctctaTTTCGTTTGGTTGCCGCAAATTGCCTGGGACGTGTGGAAGGGTCAGAG GAATTCCATGGATCTGCAGTTCATAGTAGGCCTGTCTATCTGCCGCCTTGTATTCCCTGCTTACCTCTTCGGCTGCCCTGCCAGCCTCTTTCGGGACGCGTTTCTTGGCGTCCAACTCCCCAACTACCCGGTTCTCGTCCTCATTGCCGTGATTTTG GCTCTCCAGGTTTTCCTCATGCTGGCGCAACGGCGATTTGGATCTCG ATTCTTCGTTCCCCTGGATCGTCTTCCGCACGTGTACAACTACCATCGGCCTTTGCCATCTTCTTTAGCGAACGACACGGAAGGTGGTTTGCCGGAATGCGCGATCTGCATGAACACAATTAACCTAAAGGGCAG GTGTCTTGCCTCCTTTTCCGTGAGCGGATTGAAGAAGCTCCGAGGAGGCTCGGAAGCGGTGCTGGTGGAGAGCATGGGGGTCGGTGTCTGTTCTGCCGAGCCATGGGGTGTTCTCTGA
- a CDS encoding hypothetical protein (encoded by transcript BESB_005020), with product MDDLHHSRKRSSLSSACEHNSEVISFALTRTGGREGAPATASPFTSSARTGVACCAPAIWPRERDARVRYHQDIINCPKIPLPCTRLPDAVSLATPLPIPLEMLKIVLLFPRLLAWGYLWERRLLRRIRNPLPTYYPPELFGTDAMIKRAGGQRKQLASIEHTTTRTPARALESSRPSTAVIPILINKEMTTALLQICKKRRTGLNGLIIGTAAVAMSELMWHRKTVLKEIELMLDGARKMKKEDVLRRGVLAESREAKMHEPLQMVAEERHHVSSCIEGNTVGPGAHSPRVAGKTLEENSAISTVPHREARLKQESKGRERANDTEPRWRWSVWKAGCRQVRYAFERLRALMRRPTCNFDPDQIGDSNIENHAGPVYLYSLQAISGRRWFKHRDRGQFEPTEFEDQMLFQSFLLEQTQLLLARLTPDDTSRLQRSGSANTGLPDSIRGRPAFAKKYEEDLGAEAHFSRLANIDALTLPVGKPRRQGTTSVPPIQFGRRRTASHNANRVTACMALPSPQMCQAVTMAVDTKTEPFALHGGEPPDTGTTAVCQRFRTTLPDIRRQRSLRITSSDAETAIMMEGRKISDETRVPSDSEVTQPRNTPRKEGELWQESATLYSGTLREDDSSLQSRAVALLSGADPHSARHRDDAGGGETDPSVTHDAASARLKSSISTRKKGTDEHIGGDPAFAEMPSTFSVVSCSTGLAPDPRFETGTDVSAGAGSSQLRDNFDQNEGESASLSSELVSEIGKRTSFRHSLAASLMKIRSWIARKSRGGKRDRQQDGRRLQHEKGQQNAGSLRVDSQACQISTAATNAIQVTPRPGLGSYALVMPIRIRVSPKCADLSDDLWELASRSAKDVHGIVNAQRSFRPSYALVPWHSITVYVGSVIDRLPLLQKLGGMKPSFRPSAFLISNGGKWDATSVDTFMHRLLLEVAHASKRHRAMTIYRLLHHQQQMKEAVRALESNKQGVIAPPDNVDRNSACAVAGSSCRPSHQRLLPSRSTSSPGRSAPTTHATKETKHATNATTQITWWRVEEGQSTKPHNSGLGQLPKQAFTPTSGRHSFTGREAAVDTTALLARNVPKFHPFSLKVESSWSVVAQHNVGLNYFAHNVVTVDGCLNWTLQYHTNMVSRELATCYANRIIAILEKLCENERLKDEQVSRTSGLQQQFSTLEPELHAPLCRDETWGTLRRRREGVGDGVVKR from the coding sequence ATGGATGACTTGCACCATTCACGGAAACGGTCGTCGTTATCTTCTGCATGCGAGCACAACTCCGAAGTTATCTCCTTTGCTTTGACGAGAACAGGTGGTAGAGAAGGAGCGCCAGCAACCGCTTCGCCGTTTACCAGCTCTGCCCGAACTGGCGTTGCTTGCTGCGCCCCAGCCATCTGGCccagagaaagagacgcaaGGGTACGGTACCACCAGGATATCATCAATTGCCCGAAAATACCACTTCCGTGTACGCGGCTCCCTGACGCTGTCTCATTGGCCACACCCTTACCAATTCCCCTGGAAATGCTCAAAATTGTTCTCCTTTTTCCTCGTCTCCTGGCATGGGGATACCTCTGGGAACgacgcctcctgcggcgcatcAGAAACCCGCTACCCACGTATTATCCTCCTGAGCTATTCGGAACTGACGCTATGATAAAACGGGCTGGTGGCCAGAGGAAACAATTAGCCAGCATTGAGCATACAACCACGAGAACTCCTGCAAGAGCGCTCGAGAGCTCTCGGCCTTCTACGGCTGTCATCCCCATTCTGATTAACAAAGAGATGACCACCGCGTTGTTACAGATTtgcaagaagaggaggacagGCCTCAATGGCCTGATAATTGGCACAGCAGCAGTCGCGATGTCCGAATTGATGTGGCATAGAAAAACAGTCCTGAAGGAAATTGAACTGATGCTAGATGGTGCACGGAAGATGAAGAAAGAGGACGTCTTACGAAGAGGCGTCTTGGCTGAGAGTCGCGAGGCCAAAATGCACGAGCCGTTACAGATGGTTgcggaagagagacaccATGTCTCTAGTTGTATTGAAGGCAATACCGTCGGACCCGGCGCACATAGTCCTCGTGTTGCGGGCAAAACCCTGGAGGAAAACAGTGCAATCTCAACTGTCCCACACCGAGAAGCGCGTCTCAAACAGGAATCAAAAGGTAGAGAAAGAGCCAACGATACGGAACCGCGGTGGAGGTGGTCGGTATGGAAGGCAGGATGCAGGCAAGTACGATACGCTTTCGAGCGGCTTCGAGCTCTAATGCGCAGACCAACCTGCAATTTCGATCCCGATCAGATAGGCGATTCGAACATAGAAAACCACGCTGGGCCTGTATACTTGTATTCTCTCCAAGCCATCAGTGGACGACGCTGGTTCAAGCATAGGGATAGAGGTCAGTTCGAACCGACAGAGTTTGAGGACCAGATGCTATTTCAAAGCTTTCTTCTTGAGCAAACGCAGCTCCTGCTCGCACGACTAACGCCTGACGATACCTCCAGATTACAACGGTCGGGAAGCGCCAATACAGGCCTTCCTGACTCGATAAGAGGTCGTCCAGCTTTTGCCAAGAAGTATGAAGAAGACTTAGGAGCGGAAGCACATTTCTCGCGTTTGGCCAATATTGATGCACTTACCCTTCCTGTTGGAAAACCGAGGCGCCAAGGAACAACATCGGTTCCTCCGATCCAATTCGGGAGGCGTCGCACAGCCTCTCACAATGCCAACCGAGTTACTGCATGCATGGCGTTGCCATCTCCGCAGATGTGCCAGGCAGTAACAATGGCTGTAGACACCAAGACGGAGCCTTTTGCTCTCCATGGCGGGGAGCCTCCAGACACAGGAACAACTGCAGTGTGCCAACGATTCCGTACAACGCTCCCTGACATACGCAGACAACGGAGCCTGCGCATCACCTCTTCTGATGCGGAAACAGCCATTATGATGGAGGGCCGGAAAATATCCGACGAAACGAGAGTCCCCAGCGATAGTGAAGTGACTCAGCCACGAAATACCCCCAGAAAAGAAGGTGAATTGTGGCAAGAATCAGCCACGTTGTATTCTGGTACACTGCGCGAAGACGATAGTTCTCTTCAATCTCGCGCGGTGGCCTTGCTATCCGGTGCAGATCCACACTCCGCACGCCACAGAGATGATGCCGGCGGCGGTGAGACAGACCCCTCAGTTACACATGATGCTGCATCCGCGAGACTAAAATCATCCATTTCCACGCGCAAAAAGGGAACGGATGAACACATCGGCGGGGACCCTGCCTTCGCTGAGATGCCGTCGACCTTCAGTGTCGTCTCTTGCTCGACAGGCCTTGCCCCCGACCCCAGATTTGAAACCGGAACTGACGTTTCCGCCGGAGCTGGTTCATCACAGCTACGCGACAATTTCGATCaaaacgaaggcgagagtGCAAGCTTATCCTCCGAGCTGGTTTCAGAGATCGGCAAACGCACTTCGTTCAGGCACAGCCTCGCTGCATCTTTGATGAAGATACGAAGTTGGATAGCTAGGAAAAGCCGCGGGGGAAAGAGAGATCGCCAGCAGGACGGCAGACGCTTACAGCACGAGAAAGGCCAGCAAAACGCTGGCAGTCTGCGTGTTGACTCGCAAGCGTGTCAGATATCAACCGCGGCAACGAACGCGATTCAAGTGACTCCACGCCCAGGGCTGGGCTCGTATGCTCTGGTCATGCCAATTAGGATTAGAGTATCGCCCAAATGTGCTGATCTGAGTGACGACCTTTGGGAACTTGCTAGCAGATCGGCCAAGGACGTCCATGGCATCGTCAACGCCCAGCGTTCATTCCGCCCCTCGTATGCCCTCGTTCCTTGGCACTCTATCACCGTATATGTAGGCAGTGTTATAGACAGGCTGCCCCTCCTGCAAAAACTGGGGGGAATGAAACCCAGTTTCCGCCCGTCAGCTTTCCTCATCAGCAATGGCGGTAAATGGGATGCAACATCCGTGGACACGTTCATGCATCGGCTTCTCCTAGAGGTGGCACATGCTAGCAAGCGCCACAGGGCAATGACAATCTACCGCTTACTGCATCATCAGCAACAAATGAAGGAAGCCGTCCGTGCATTAGAGTCCAACAAGCAGGGAGTGATCGCTCCACCCGACAATGTGGACCGAAACTCTGCTTGCGCCGTTGCCGGCAGCTCTTGCAGACCCTCGCATCAACGACTCCTTCCCAGCAGAAGCACGAGCAGCCCAGGACGGAGTGCCCCAACGACGCATGCTACGAAAGAGACGAAGCACGCCACGAACGCGACTACTCAAATAACGTGGTGGCGTGTTGAAGAAGGACAAAGTACAAAGCCACATAATTCTGGGCTTGGACAACTACCGAAACAGGCGTTCACGCCCACGTCTGGGCGCCACAGCTTTACAGGCAGAGAGGCTGCTGTTGATACGACTGCACTTCTTGCAAGAAACGTTCCGAAGTTCCATCCTTTTTCTCTGAAAGTGGAATCCAGTTGGTCCGTTGTTGCACAACACAACGTGGGTCTCAACTATTTTGCCCACAACGTCGTGACTGTAGACGGCTGCCTCAACTGGACGCTGCAGTACCACACCAACATGGTCAGCCGTGAGCTGGCGACGTGTTACGCCAATCGAATTATTGCGATTCTTGAGAAACTCTGCGAGAATGAAAGGCTAAAGGACGAACAAGTGTCAAGGACGAGCGGGTTACAACAGCAGTTCTCGACGCTCGAGCCTGAGCTCCATGCACCATTGTGCCGCGATGAGACGTGGGGCACGCTGAGGCGACGACGTGAAGGTGTCGGAGACGGAGTAGTAAAACGCTGA
- a CDS encoding ribosomal protein RPL26 (encoded by transcript BESB_005060), whose amino-acid sequence MSISTPAFSPSIEKAYNEKCGVAVMFSCACVSEVSSSRRKSRKAHFSAPSSIRRKIMTAPLCKELRKKYNVRSLPIRKDDEVMVVRGHHHDREGKVTKVYRKKWVIHIERVTRDKANGETVTIGIHPSKVVITKPKLDKDRKALLERKSRATTKGKYTEKDVAMSQVD is encoded by the exons ATGTCCATTTCCACACCAGCGTTCAGTCCGTCGATAGAGAAGGCGTACAACGAAAAATGCGGAG tTGCCGTGA TGTTCTCGTGCGCGTGTGTTTCAGAAGTCAGCTCCTCGAGGAGGAAGTCGCGGAAGGCCCACTTCTCGGCGCCTTCCAGCATTCGTCGCAAGATCATGACAGCCCCGCTGTGCAAGGAACTCAGGAAGAAGTATAAT GTCCGATCCTTGCCCATTCGCAAGGACGACGAAGTCATGGTTGTGCGGGGGCATCATCACGATCGTGAAGGCAAGGTGACTAAGGTTTACAGAAAGAAATGGGTCATTCACATTGAGCGCGTCACACGCGACAAGGCTAACG GCGAAACTGTGACGATCGGCATCCACCCAAGCAAGGTGGTGATCACTAAGCCCAAGCTCGACAAGGATCGTAAGGCGTTGCTGGAGAGGAAGAGCCGGGCGACCACGAAGGGCAAGTATACCGAAAAAGACGTGGCAATGTCTCAGGTCGACTAA